GGATCGCGCCGCTACGGGCCGCCCCCCAGCACGGACTGTGCCTCGTCGTCGCGGCCCAGCGCCCTTAGCGCTCTGGCCAGCTCAGCGCGCGCCGCCGGGTTCTGCGGGTCAGCCGCGACGGCAGTCTGCAGGTGTTCCAGGGCCGTCGGGTAGTCGTGGGCCTGCAGCGCGATCATGCCCAGCATCAGGTGAGCCTTCGGATCGCCGGGGCGCACCTGCAGGCCGCGCTCCAGGGCGTCGCGTGCCTCCTGCGGCTGCCCCATCCGCAGCAGCACCATCCCCAGGTTCACCAGCGCATCGGCATCCGTCGGCTGCAGTTCTATCGCAGCGCGGAACTCCCTGGCCGCCAGCGGCAGCCTGCCCGCCAGCAGGTACACCGCGCCGAGGTTGTTGTGGGCCAGGTAGCTGCGCGGATTGACCTCCAGCGTGTGCCGCCAGAAGGTGTCGTTGGTCTGCCACGTCATCGTCTGCAGGCCGCTCTGCGCCGCCAGCAGGGCCAGCAGCACCAGCACCGGCAGCCGGCCGTAGAACCCCCTCAGGTGCAGCGCCAGTCCGGCCAGCGCTAGCGCCGGACCGCACATTGCCAGGTAGGCATAGTGGTCGGCGGGGGTGGAGTACTGCTGGAAGTCGAACGGCAACAGCCCCAGCACGGGCAGTAGCGCGAATCCGAACCACAGGAGCCCCGGCAGCGCCCAGCGCGAGCGCCGGCGGAGAACCACCGCGAGAACCAGCAGCGCCGCCGGGGCCAACCACGTCGCGTAACCCCACCAGTGGCCGATCACGGCCTGCGGCGTGCGACCATAGTCCGCCGCCAGCTTCAGGGGCCACACGAGCTTGGCCAGGTAGAACGCCAGCGCGTCCCCGGCCACGAACAGGCGCAGCCACAGGGGGAGCGTGAGCAGCGGCGAGGGGGGCTGCACGGCCCGCGTCAGGAACGCGTGAACCGCCGCCAGCGCCAGCCACGGGACGACCCGGACGAGCACGCGCCGCGGCGGCGTCCGGAGCAGCAGCCAGTCCACCGCCAGGGCCACCAGGGGCACAGCCACCAGATTGGGCTTCGACAGGACCGCCAGGACGAAGGCGAGGGTGGCAAGGGCGTAGGTAGCCGCCCCGCTGCTGGTCCACGGCGGGCTAGAGGAGGGCGAGGTGTCGGCGCAGCCGACAGGGACCCCGCCGACCGGCGTCCCTCCCGTTCTGGCACGTACGTACAGCAGCAACGCCAGCAGTCCGAAGCAGCCCCCCAGCAGGTCCTTCAGCTCCGACCCCCAGGCCACCGCCTCGACCTGCAGCGGATGGAGCCCGAACAGCATCGCGCCCACTCCGGCGGCCCAGGGGCTCCGCGTGAGCATCAGCAACAGCAGGTAGGCGAGGGCGATGGTCGCCAGGTGCACGACCAGGTTGGCGACGTGGTAGACGGCCGGCGGGACGGCCCACAGGCCATTCGCGGCGGTCGCACCGCCGGCGCGGGCGAGCAGCCACCAGGCCGTGTACGTCACCGGGGCGTACAGATGGGCGTACGGGCCGGTCCAGACGGCCCGCAGCGACGCAGCGGTCGGCGGCTGCAGGTTGGGGTTCTGGTAGAAGAAGACGTCGTCATCCCACGACAGGAAGTCGTGGCCGGCCACCTGCGCGAACACCAGCGCCGAGAGCGCGAGCACCAGGAGAAGGGGGAGGTAGCGCATGACACCAGACCGTGGGAGAGCGAAGAGGGTAGCTACGCCTCGGCCGCCCGAGCCTGTTCGTAGTAGTCCTCACGCGCGCTCAACGGCAGCG
The DNA window shown above is from bacterium and carries:
- a CDS encoding tetratricopeptide repeat protein translates to MRYLPLLLVLALSALVFAQVAGHDFLSWDDDVFFYQNPNLQPPTAASLRAVWTGPYAHLYAPVTYTAWWLLARAGGATAANGLWAVPPAVYHVANLVVHLATIALAYLLLLMLTRSPWAAGVGAMLFGLHPLQVEAVAWGSELKDLLGGCFGLLALLLYVRARTGGTPVGGVPVGCADTSPSSSPPWTSSGAATYALATLAFVLAVLSKPNLVAVPLVALAVDWLLLRTPPRRVLVRVVPWLALAAVHAFLTRAVQPPSPLLTLPLWLRLFVAGDALAFYLAKLVWPLKLAADYGRTPQAVIGHWWGYATWLAPAALLVLAVVLRRRSRWALPGLLWFGFALLPVLGLLPFDFQQYSTPADHYAYLAMCGPALALAGLALHLRGFYGRLPVLVLLALLAAQSGLQTMTWQTNDTFWRHTLEVNPRSYLAHNNLGAVYLLAGRLPLAAREFRAAIELQPTDADALVNLGMVLLRMGQPQEARDALERGLQVRPGDPKAHLMLGMIALQAHDYPTALEHLQTAVAADPQNPAARAELARALRALGRDDEAQSVLGGGP